In Streptomyces capitiformicae, one genomic interval encodes:
- the paaN gene encoding phenylacetic acid degradation protein PaaN — translation MAAELPAHSLIAKHRPTLDQALEAIRTRAYWSPHPEHPKAYGENGSLGMAEGKAAFDALLGTRLDLGQPGTDDWVGDETSPYGLALGITYPHADIDTLLPAMKAGQRGWRDAGAEARAAVCLEILKRISDRTHEFAHAVMHTSGQAFMMAFQAGGPHAQDRALEAVAYAYAEQVRTPDNAEWTKPQGKRDPLAMTKRFKPVPRGIALVIGCNTFPTWNGYPGLFASLATGNAVLVKPHPRAVLPLALTVQVAREVLAEAGFDPNLVALAAERPGEGIAKILATRPEIRIIDYTGSTSFGDWLEANARQAQVYTEKAGVNTVLVDSTDNYKGMLSNLAFSLSLYSGQMCTTPQNLLIPRAGITTDEGTKSYDEVVADLAKSVSGLLGDDARANALLGAIVNPDVKARLEAAAGLGEVALASREISNPEFPGAVVRTPVIVKLDGAKPDDEAAYMSECFGPVSFAVAVDSTADAVELLRRTISDKGAMTVGAYTTDEEVERDVEEVCLEEAAQLSLNLTGGVYVNQTAAFSDFHGSGGNPAANAALCDGAFVANRFRVVEVRRDA, via the coding sequence ATGGCCGCCGAACTGCCCGCGCACTCCTTGATCGCCAAGCACCGGCCCACCCTCGACCAGGCGCTGGAGGCGATCCGCACACGCGCGTACTGGTCCCCGCACCCCGAGCACCCCAAGGCGTACGGCGAGAACGGCAGCCTGGGCATGGCGGAGGGCAAGGCCGCCTTCGACGCCCTCCTCGGCACCCGCCTCGACCTCGGCCAGCCCGGCACCGACGACTGGGTGGGCGACGAGACCTCCCCGTACGGCCTGGCGCTGGGCATCACGTACCCGCACGCCGACATCGACACGCTGCTGCCCGCCATGAAGGCCGGTCAGCGCGGGTGGCGCGACGCGGGCGCGGAGGCGCGCGCGGCGGTGTGCCTGGAGATCCTCAAGCGGATCAGCGACCGCACCCACGAGTTCGCCCACGCGGTCATGCACACCTCCGGCCAGGCGTTCATGATGGCCTTCCAGGCGGGCGGCCCGCACGCGCAGGACCGCGCCCTGGAGGCGGTGGCGTACGCGTACGCCGAGCAGGTCCGCACGCCCGACAACGCGGAGTGGACCAAGCCCCAGGGCAAGCGCGACCCGCTGGCGATGACCAAGCGGTTCAAGCCCGTCCCGCGCGGTATCGCCCTGGTCATCGGCTGCAACACCTTCCCGACGTGGAACGGCTACCCGGGCCTGTTCGCCTCCCTCGCCACCGGCAACGCGGTCCTCGTGAAGCCCCACCCGCGCGCGGTGCTGCCGCTCGCCCTCACCGTCCAGGTCGCCCGTGAGGTCCTCGCCGAGGCCGGATTCGACCCCAACCTGGTGGCACTGGCCGCCGAACGCCCCGGCGAGGGCATCGCCAAGATCCTGGCCACCCGCCCCGAGATCCGCATCATCGACTACACGGGCTCGACGTCCTTCGGCGACTGGCTGGAGGCCAACGCCCGCCAGGCACAGGTCTACACGGAGAAGGCCGGCGTCAACACGGTGCTCGTCGACTCCACCGACAACTACAAGGGCATGCTGTCCAACCTGGCCTTCTCCCTGTCCCTGTACAGCGGCCAGATGTGCACCACCCCCCAGAACCTCCTGATCCCCCGCGCCGGCATCACCACCGACGAGGGCACGAAGTCGTACGACGAGGTCGTCGCCGATCTCGCCAAGTCGGTCAGCGGCCTGCTGGGCGACGACGCGCGCGCGAACGCCCTGCTCGGCGCGATCGTGAACCCCGACGTGAAGGCCCGCCTCGAAGCCGCCGCCGGGCTCGGCGAAGTCGCCCTCGCCTCACGGGAGATCAGCAACCCGGAGTTCCCCGGAGCGGTCGTCCGTACGCCGGTGATCGTGAAGCTGGACGGGGCGAAGCCGGATGACGAGGCCGCCTACATGAGCGAGTGCTTCGGGCCGGTGTCGTTCGCTGTCGCGGTCGACTCGACGGCTGACGCGGTGGAGTTGCTGCGCCGGACGATCAGTGACAAGGGTGCGATGACGGTCGGTGCGTACACGACCGACGAGGAGGTCGAGCGGGACGTCGAGGAGGTCTGTCTGGAGGAGGCCGCGCAGCTGTCCCTCAATCTCACCGGCGGGGTCTACGTCAACCAGACGGCCGCGTTCTCTGATTTCCATGGGTCGGGTGGGAACCCGGCGGCGAATGCGGCGCTGTGCGACGGTGCGTTCGTCGCGAATCGGTTCCGGGTGGTGGAAGTACGCCGGGACGCCTGA
- a CDS encoding Lrp/AsnC family transcriptional regulator yields MAEPPEHGPALPPPRPLDAIDQDILRMLQADGRASIRSVAEHVHVSRANAYARINRLIEDGVIRGFGARVNHERAGKGTSAYITLKIVQNSWRTVREQLRQLPDAAHIALVGGDFDVLLLVHTSDNRALREVVLTKLQAIPEVLSTRTLLVFEEEDAEPEG; encoded by the coding sequence ATGGCCGAGCCACCGGAGCATGGCCCGGCCCTGCCGCCCCCTCGACCGCTGGACGCCATAGATCAGGACATCCTGCGCATGCTCCAGGCCGACGGCCGCGCCTCGATACGGTCCGTCGCCGAGCATGTCCATGTGTCGCGCGCCAACGCCTACGCGCGCATCAACCGCCTCATCGAGGACGGCGTGATCCGCGGCTTCGGGGCGCGCGTGAACCACGAGCGCGCCGGAAAGGGCACCTCGGCCTACATCACTCTCAAGATCGTGCAGAACTCCTGGCGCACGGTCCGCGAACAACTGCGCCAACTGCCCGACGCCGCCCACATTGCCCTGGTGGGCGGCGACTTCGACGTACTGCTCCTGGTGCACACCTCGGACAACCGGGCCCTGCGCGAGGTGGTACTCACCAAGCTCCAGGCCATCCCCGAGGTACTCAGCACCCGCACGCTACTGGTGTTCGAGGAGGAGGACGCAGAGCCGGAGGGGTGA
- a CDS encoding 3-hydroxyacyl-CoA dehydrogenase gives MTALDLSSPVAVVGTGTMGQGIAQVALVAGHSVRLYDAVPGRAREAAEAIGARLDRLVAKDRMTAADRDAARVRLHAAESLADLTDCALVVEAILERLDVKQELFRALEDVVGEDCLLATNTSSLSVTAIGGALRNPGRFVGLHFFNPAPLLPLVEVVSGFATDVTSATRAYETARAWGKTPVACADTPGFIVNRIARPFYAEAFAVYEAQAAEPATIDAILRECGGFKMGAFELTDLIGQDVNESVTHSVWQAFFQDVRFTPSLAQRRLVESGRLGRKTGQGWYDYADDAEPAEPHTAEPVQAPAYVVAEGDLGPASELLALIREAGIGVREDDEDHGTRLVLPSGGQLALADGQTSVEFRDVVYFDLALDYRRATRIALSASQDTSPQTLAEATGLFQALGKDVSVIGDAPGMIVARTVARIVDLAHDAVAKGVATEEDIDTAMRLGVNYPLGPFEWSRRLGRNWAYALLDDLHLRDPSGRYAPSLALYRHAYASDKREGTSS, from the coding sequence ATGACAGCACTCGACCTCAGCAGCCCCGTGGCCGTCGTCGGCACCGGCACCATGGGCCAGGGCATCGCCCAGGTCGCGCTGGTCGCGGGCCATTCCGTACGGCTGTACGACGCCGTCCCCGGCCGCGCCCGGGAGGCGGCCGAGGCGATCGGCGCCCGGCTCGACCGGCTCGTCGCGAAGGACCGTATGACCGCCGCCGACCGGGACGCCGCGCGTGTCCGGCTGCACGCCGCGGAGAGCCTCGCCGACCTCACGGACTGCGCCCTCGTCGTCGAGGCGATCCTGGAACGGCTGGACGTCAAGCAGGAGCTGTTCCGCGCGCTGGAGGACGTCGTCGGCGAGGACTGCCTGCTCGCCACCAACACCTCCTCCCTTTCCGTCACGGCGATCGGCGGGGCCCTGCGCAATCCCGGGCGTTTCGTGGGCCTGCACTTCTTCAATCCCGCGCCGCTGCTGCCGCTCGTCGAGGTCGTCTCCGGGTTCGCCACCGACGTCACGTCGGCCACGCGCGCGTACGAGACGGCCCGCGCCTGGGGCAAGACGCCGGTCGCGTGCGCCGACACCCCCGGCTTCATCGTCAACCGCATCGCACGGCCGTTCTACGCCGAGGCCTTCGCGGTGTACGAGGCGCAGGCCGCCGAGCCGGCCACGATCGACGCGATCCTGCGCGAGTGCGGCGGCTTCAAGATGGGCGCGTTCGAACTGACCGACCTCATCGGGCAGGACGTCAACGAGTCCGTCACGCACTCCGTGTGGCAGGCCTTCTTCCAGGACGTGCGCTTCACGCCCTCGCTGGCCCAGCGGCGGCTCGTCGAGTCCGGCCGGCTCGGCCGCAAGACCGGGCAGGGCTGGTACGACTACGCGGACGACGCCGAGCCCGCCGAGCCGCACACCGCGGAGCCGGTCCAGGCGCCCGCGTACGTCGTCGCCGAGGGCGACCTCGGCCCCGCCTCCGAACTGCTCGCGCTGATCCGCGAGGCGGGCATCGGCGTCCGCGAGGACGACGAGGACCACGGCACCCGCCTGGTCCTGCCGAGCGGTGGCCAACTGGCCCTGGCGGACGGCCAGACCTCCGTGGAGTTCCGCGACGTCGTCTACTTCGACCTGGCGCTGGACTACCGCCGGGCCACCCGTATCGCCCTGTCCGCCTCCCAGGACACCTCCCCGCAGACGCTCGCCGAGGCCACCGGGCTCTTCCAGGCGCTCGGCAAGGACGTCAGCGTCATCGGGGACGCCCCCGGCATGATCGTCGCCCGTACGGTGGCCCGGATCGTCGACCTCGCGCACGACGCCGTGGCGAAGGGCGTGGCCACCGAGGAGGACATCGACACGGCGATGCGGCTCGGCGTCAACTACCCGCTCGGGCCCTTCGAATGGAGCCGCAGGCTGGGCCGCAACTGGGCGTACGCCCTCCTGGACGACCTGCATCTGCGCGACCCCTCCGGGCGCTACGCTCCGTCCCTCGCGCTGTACCGCCACGCCTACGCCTCCGACAAGCGGGAGGGCACCTCCTCATGA
- a CDS encoding TetR/AcrR family transcriptional regulator — translation MTTAKRDTYTPETLLSVAVQVFNERGYDGTSMEHLSKAAGISKSSIYHHVTGKEELLRRSVSRALDGLFGILDEEPAHAGRAVERLEHVVRRMVEVLIAELPYVTLLLRVRGNTDTERWALERRREFDHQVAELLKAAAADGDVRGDVEVRLATRLVFGMINSIVEWYRPDGRGMGEREVSDAVVQMVFGGLRKEH, via the coding sequence ATGACCACAGCCAAGCGCGACACGTACACCCCGGAGACGTTGCTGTCCGTCGCCGTTCAGGTCTTCAACGAGCGTGGCTACGACGGCACTTCCATGGAGCATCTGTCCAAGGCGGCCGGTATCTCCAAGTCGTCGATATACCACCACGTCACGGGCAAGGAGGAGCTGCTGCGCCGGTCCGTGAGCCGGGCGCTGGACGGGCTCTTCGGGATCCTCGACGAGGAACCCGCGCACGCGGGACGTGCGGTGGAGCGGCTGGAGCACGTCGTCCGGCGCATGGTCGAGGTCCTCATCGCGGAACTGCCGTACGTGACACTGCTGTTGCGCGTGCGCGGCAACACCGACACCGAGCGCTGGGCCCTGGAACGACGGCGTGAATTCGACCACCAGGTCGCCGAGTTGCTGAAGGCCGCGGCCGCCGACGGGGACGTGCGCGGTGACGTGGAGGTGCGGCTCGCGACCCGGCTGGTCTTCGGGATGATCAACTCCATCGTGGAGTGGTACCGGCCCGACGGGCGGGGCATGGGCGAGCGCGAGGTTTCCGACGCGGTCGTACAGATGGTCTTCGGGGGGCTCCGCAAGGAGCACTGA